Proteins encoded by one window of Candidatus Omnitrophota bacterium:
- a CDS encoding ASKHA domain-containing protein, with product MEKFKVTFYPENKSVEVAKDTTILSAAISAGAYLNSSCGGDGVCGRCKVILKQGQVITQPSGRISHEEKRQGVYLACLTTIQSDLGVEIPAESRMDLDKLSPEEISLRLKGLYSESEEIESVASVLGEEIFTHSPLATKLYLELPPPDLEDKISDLERLYRQINRIQKIPVMQTGLSNIRRLGELLRSADWKVTVTLGDRNGTAEIVLIEPGDTSSKNFGFSFDIGTTTISGQLVDLNTKKVLGTKASYNKQASFGSDIITRIIYAQEEDGLEKLHHAVVDEMNQMIHELTQEHNIDLNDVNCILCAGNTTMIHLLLRVDPTYIRREPYVSTANFVPTIRAAEAGIKINPRGLLSCVPGVASYAGGDVTAGVLSCGLDSTEDLSLLIDVGTNGEIVLGSRDFLISASASAGPAFEGSGVSCGMRSSRGAIQKVKVTPKDFTVTYNCIAETKPRGICGSGYIDILAQMLRAGLLDKNGKIKKIKHERIREGQEGSEFIIAFKRETDTGADIVITETDIENLKRAKAAIYSAVAALVRHMDLDFSRIKKIFIAGGFGTYIDVDNAVTIGLLPDLERSRFIFVGNSSLAGARQILLSYEAMKKADEIAKKITYFELSVEPGYMDEYIAALFFPHTDLNKFPTVKI from the coding sequence ATGGAAAAATTCAAGGTTACATTTTATCCGGAAAATAAGAGCGTAGAGGTGGCCAAGGATACGACTATCCTTTCTGCGGCTATTTCTGCCGGGGCCTATCTTAATTCCAGCTGCGGGGGCGATGGCGTATGCGGCAGGTGCAAGGTCATTTTAAAACAAGGCCAGGTCATTACCCAGCCCAGCGGCAGGATAAGCCATGAAGAGAAAAGGCAGGGGGTTTATCTGGCCTGCCTTACTACTATACAGAGCGATCTGGGAGTAGAGATCCCCGCAGAGTCAAGGATGGATTTGGATAAATTAAGCCCCGAAGAAATCAGCTTAAGGTTAAAGGGGCTTTATTCAGAATCCGAAGAGATAGAATCCGTAGCTTCTGTGCTGGGTGAAGAAATCTTTACGCATTCGCCCTTAGCCACAAAATTATATTTGGAATTACCGCCGCCGGATCTGGAAGATAAAATCAGCGATTTAGAGAGGCTTTATCGCCAGATAAACCGTATTCAAAAGATACCGGTAATGCAAACCGGCTTAAGTAATATCAGGCGGCTGGGAGAATTATTGCGCTCTGCGGATTGGAAAGTTACGGTGACCTTAGGCGACAGAAACGGCACCGCCGAGATTGTCCTGATTGAGCCGGGTGATACCTCAAGTAAAAATTTCGGGTTCTCTTTTGATATCGGCACAACCACTATCTCAGGCCAGTTAGTGGATTTAAACACTAAGAAAGTCCTGGGCACAAAAGCCAGCTATAATAAGCAGGCAAGTTTCGGCAGCGATATCATCACCCGCATTATTTACGCGCAGGAAGAGGATGGCCTGGAGAAATTGCATCATGCCGTGGTGGATGAAATGAACCAGATGATTCATGAGCTCACTCAGGAGCATAATATAGATTTAAACGATGTAAATTGCATACTCTGCGCCGGTAATACAACGATGATACACCTGCTTTTACGCGTTGACCCTACCTATATCAGGAGGGAGCCGTATGTCTCCACGGCTAATTTTGTCCCGACTATCCGCGCTGCCGAGGCAGGCATTAAAATAAATCCGCGCGGGCTCCTGTCTTGTGTGCCGGGTGTGGCCAGTTACGCCGGCGGAGACGTTACCGCCGGAGTCTTGTCCTGTGGCCTGGATAGCACGGAGGATTTAAGCTTATTAATTGATGTCGGCACAAACGGAGAGATAGTTTTAGGCAGCCGCGATTTCCTGATTTCTGCCTCTGCCTCTGCCGGGCCTGCTTTTGAGGGTTCAGGGGTAAGCTGCGGTATGCGTTCCAGCCGCGGCGCAATCCAAAAAGTAAAGGTTACACCCAAGGATTTTACAGTTACCTATAATTGTATTGCAGAGACAAAGCCGCGCGGTATCTGCGGCTCAGGATACATTGATATCCTCGCCCAGATGTTACGCGCAGGCCTCCTGGATAAAAACGGCAAGATAAAGAAGATAAAGCATGAACGTATCCGCGAAGGGCAGGAAGGCAGCGAATTCATCATTGCCTTTAAAAGAGAAACCGACACAGGCGCTGATATTGTCATTACCGAAACAGACATTGAAAACCTTAAGCGGGCAAAGGCAGCGATTTATTCTGCCGTAGCGGCCTTAGTCAGGCATATGGACCTGGATTTTTCCCGAATAAAGAAGATTTTTATTGCCGGAGGGTTCGGTACCTATATTGACGTGGATAATGCTGTCACCATAGGTTTACTGCCGGATTTAGAGCGCTCGAGGTTTATTTTTGTGGGCAATAGTTCCTTGGCCGGCGCCCGTCAGATACTTTTATCTTATGAGGCAATGAAGAAAGCCGATGAAATAGCCAAAAAGATTACTTATTTTGAATTATCCGTTGAGCCGGGTTATATGGACGAATATATAGCAGCGCTTTTTTTTCCGCATACGGATTTGAATAAGTTCCCAACTGTGAAAATATGA
- a CDS encoding AAA family ATPase: MSYTIAIAGKGGTGKTTIAALTVRLLKENKAGSILAVDADPNNNLAEALGIETKETIGSIIDDVSRHLDKIPAGMSKDRFIEYRVQTSVAEGEGFDVLSMGRPEGPGCYCYVNNILRNIVGKLIADYDYIVIDNEAGFEHLSRRTTRACDTLIVVSDDTAVGLKAAKRISDLIEELEIKAKKSLLVINHCDKKIEAEKIKKTGLDYIGNMPEDPQVEKISLNGASLMALKNDAPSLSALRKLGEKIWS, encoded by the coding sequence ATGAGCTATACGATTGCAATCGCAGGCAAGGGCGGCACAGGAAAGACTACTATTGCCGCGCTTACCGTAAGGTTACTTAAAGAAAATAAGGCCGGTTCCATATTAGCCGTGGATGCTGACCCGAATAATAATCTGGCTGAGGCGTTAGGCATAGAAACCAAAGAAACCATCGGCTCAATAATCGATGATGTTTCTCGTCATCTGGATAAAATCCCCGCCGGAATGTCTAAAGATAGATTCATCGAATACCGCGTGCAGACTTCGGTTGCCGAGGGAGAAGGTTTTGATGTTTTGTCCATGGGCAGGCCCGAAGGCCCGGGGTGTTATTGTTACGTAAATAATATTCTAAGGAACATCGTGGGCAAACTCATCGCGGATTATGATTACATTGTCATTGATAATGAGGCAGGTTTTGAACATTTATCGCGGCGCACTACCCGCGCCTGCGATACTTTAATTGTGGTTTCCGACGATACAGCCGTGGGCCTGAAGGCGGCAAAGAGAATAAGCGATTTGATTGAGGAGTTAGAGATAAAAGCTAAAAAGAGCCTTCTGGTTATCAATCATTGCGATAAAAAAATAGAAGCGGAAAAGATAAAGAAGACGGGCCTGGATTATATCGGTAATATGCCCGAAGATCCGCAGGTTGAAAAAATCAGTTTAAACGGCGCTTCTTTAATGGCGCTTAAAAATGATGCGCCGAGTTTAAGTGCATTGCGTAAATTGGGAGAAAAAATATGGAGTTAA
- a CDS encoding acetyl-CoA decarbonylase/synthase complex subunit delta — MELMLEKWSGAVSVVNIGATRQEGGTRSKTIQVGGQATLPFLFAEGALPHKPVVAFEIWDVAPNDWPQELNKSYGDVFGDPFAWAQMCVKEYKAELLCVKLQGAHPDFANKSPDAEAKFISQLLKKVDVPLIILGCGDDTKDNLILPACSQAAKGERCLIGSAVQDNYKTLTAAVLADGHNIIAESPIDINIAKQLNILISDMGLPLERIVINPTIGALGYGLEYAYSIMERARLAALAGDKTVASPFICLIGQEAWRAKEAKATAVEFPAWGPEAERGIVWEAITATALIQAGADILVMRHPKAIEKVDGYIKRLMVNL, encoded by the coding sequence ATGGAGTTAATGTTAGAGAAATGGTCAGGCGCGGTTTCAGTAGTTAATATCGGCGCAACTCGCCAAGAGGGCGGGACGCGCTCTAAAACCATCCAAGTCGGCGGACAGGCAACCCTGCCTTTTTTATTTGCCGAAGGCGCTCTGCCCCATAAGCCGGTAGTGGCTTTTGAAATCTGGGATGTGGCGCCCAATGATTGGCCGCAGGAATTAAATAAATCTTACGGAGATGTTTTCGGCGATCCCTTTGCCTGGGCACAGATGTGCGTAAAAGAATATAAAGCCGAGCTCTTATGCGTGAAATTGCAAGGGGCGCACCCGGATTTCGCGAATAAATCGCCTGATGCAGAGGCAAAATTTATCAGCCAGCTCTTAAAGAAAGTAGATGTGCCCTTGATTATTTTAGGCTGTGGAGACGACACGAAAGATAATCTGATTTTACCTGCCTGTTCTCAGGCAGCCAAAGGAGAACGCTGCCTTATCGGAAGCGCTGTACAGGATAATTATAAGACCCTGACTGCCGCGGTTTTAGCCGACGGGCATAATATCATTGCCGAATCGCCCATTGATATAAATATCGCCAAACAATTGAATATTTTAATTTCCGATATGGGCTTGCCTTTAGAGCGCATTGTGATTAATCCGACCATCGGCGCTTTGGGTTATGGCCTGGAATATGCTTATTCCATTATGGAGCGCGCGCGCCTCGCTGCTTTAGCCGGCGACAAAACCGTGGCCTCGCCTTTTATCTGTTTAATCGGGCAGGAGGCCTGGCGGGCAAAGGAAGCAAAAGCAACAGCGGTTGAATTTCCGGCATGGGGCCCGGAAGCTGAACGCGGTATAGTTTGGGAAGCCATTACTGCTACTGCTTTGATTCAAGCAGGAGCGGATATCCTTGTGATGCGCCATCCCAAGGCGATAGAGAAAGTAGATGGTTATATTAAGAGACTGATGGTTAATTTATAA
- a CDS encoding dihydropteroate synthase encodes MFIIGELINGMYQNIGKAIQEKDKATIQKCALEQIQAGADALDVNCGPASRKPIDDIQWLVQTIQEVTDKPLVLDSSKPQVIESGLEIIKNKAIINSTTADPEKLDILVPLAKKYHTKLIGLTISAKGIPQNKDQRLELAAAIVASCSEQEFPVADLYLDPIVLPVNVAQAQMADILEVIREFKIISEPAPKSIVGLSNVSQGTCVRSLVNRTFLTMAIASGLDAAILDPNDKDLMDAAITAELILNKHIYCDSFLEAYRKK; translated from the coding sequence ATGTTTATTATTGGCGAATTAATCAACGGGATGTATCAGAATATAGGTAAGGCCATTCAAGAAAAGGATAAGGCCACAATCCAGAAGTGCGCGCTGGAGCAGATTCAGGCAGGGGCAGACGCTCTGGATGTCAATTGCGGCCCGGCATCGCGTAAACCCATAGATGATATCCAGTGGCTGGTGCAAACCATTCAGGAGGTAACCGACAAACCCCTGGTTTTAGATTCCAGCAAGCCGCAGGTTATTGAATCAGGCCTGGAAATTATTAAAAATAAGGCGATTATCAATTCCACTACTGCTGACCCCGAGAAGTTGGATATATTAGTGCCCCTGGCAAAAAAATACCATACCAAACTGATCGGCTTGACCATTAGCGCCAAAGGCATCCCGCAGAATAAGGACCAGCGCCTGGAATTAGCAGCTGCTATTGTTGCCAGCTGTAGCGAGCAGGAATTTCCCGTCGCAGACCTTTACCTTGACCCTATAGTGCTTCCGGTAAATGTGGCCCAGGCGCAGATGGCAGATATCTTAGAGGTCATCCGTGAATTCAAGATTATTTCCGAACCCGCGCCTAAGAGTATTGTCGGTTTAAGCAATGTCTCCCAGGGCACTTGCGTGCGCAGCTTAGTCAACCGCACCTTCCTGACTATGGCTATAGCTTCCGGCCTAGACGCAGCCATACTTGACCCGAATGATAAAGACCTGATGGACGCGGCTATTACCGCGGAATTGATTTTGAATAAACACATCTATTGTGATTCTTTTTTAGAGGCATACAGGAAAAAGTAG
- a CDS encoding diacylglycerol kinase family protein, translated as MTPRKILRHIFRFRGFAESFKLAINGIAYLFLYHRNMRIIFTLGIFAFILGLYFFKLSAIELVALCITITLVFVAEIFNTAIEMTMDMVKVKYHTLIKLVKDIAAAVVLLASLNAVAIGYILFIRKLFKWQN; from the coding sequence ATGACGCCCAGAAAAATCCTCAGGCATATCTTTCGGTTCCGCGGTTTTGCGGAGAGCTTCAAACTTGCCATAAACGGTATTGCCTATCTTTTCTTATACCATCGCAACATGCGCATCATTTTCACACTGGGTATTTTTGCTTTTATCCTGGGCTTATATTTTTTTAAGTTGAGCGCTATTGAGCTGGTGGCGCTGTGCATCACCATTACATTAGTATTTGTGGCGGAGATATTCAATACCGCCATTGAGATGACCATGGATATGGTCAAGGTCAAATACCACACCTTAATCAAGCTGGTCAAAGATATTGCCGCAGCAGTAGTCTTACTCGCCTCGCTAAACGCCGTTGCCATAGGCTACATTCTTTTTATCAGAAAACTCTTTAAATGGCAGAATTAA
- a CDS encoding POTRA domain-containing protein, which produces MAELKKILLLSIIFLYFITVLKGVCFAQVNPGQIERSQEIIQDEEALRNRIGQEKKFLIKKIIVEGADLLAPEEIKKMTLAYENHWLSKSDIQAIIDLLKTAYREKGYPQQPRKTAFRIKNNTLKIHVLEDK; this is translated from the coding sequence ATGGCAGAATTAAAAAAAATCCTTCTTTTGTCTATAATCTTCCTTTATTTCATAACAGTGCTTAAGGGCGTTTGTTTTGCCCAAGTTAACCCCGGCCAGATAGAAAGGTCGCAGGAGATTATCCAGGACGAAGAGGCATTAAGAAACCGGATAGGGCAGGAAAAAAAATTCCTCATCAAAAAAATTATTGTTGAAGGCGCGGATTTACTGGCTCCGGAGGAAATAAAAAAGATGACCCTGGCTTATGAAAACCACTGGCTCTCTAAGAGCGATATACAGGCAATCATCGATTTATTGAAAACAGCTTATAGGGAGAAAGGTTATCCTCAGCAACCCCGTAAAACTGCGTTCCGGATAAAGAATAATACTTTAAAAATCCACGTTTTAGAAGATAAATAA
- a CDS encoding POTRA domain-containing protein — MASKISIYLFLACLLFFPKSYAWAATTPEQEMRSQELQEKDQALREKIETPRKAPEVKEELPAPPAAPTSTEKVSVKKINVTGVTLIAQKEINKIVLPFENQDLSLRELQRAADLITDIYRQRGYITSRAYLPPQRIEQGVVEVRVMEGTTGDIEVRGNRYFKTALLKRKIALKKGEPFNYNILRKGLTKINEQPDRFARTVLTPGREPGATDVVLEVKDKLPIHVGFDGDNFGSRYIDKQRYSVRFTHNNLLGLDDKLAFQYQLGQASRYFFKSIRYLFPVTSDLEAGAYAAFSRVKLGQELEDSGVFGKTQIYSLFANQSLVDEENFNFNISFGFDYKDIANYQASTITSHDKLRVARFGLDTDLTDNFGRTVFTNELDFGIPNIMGGLKKQDTQASRSGSGGTFIKDVVNLIRLQKMPFSSQLLWKNQIQFSPNILTSAEEFQIGGIANVRGYPPAEAVGDRGYATTFEWSFPFYPCPKEIKVPLSQAKLYDALRLAMFYDLANTRLKRPSTTEEKNKTLSSLGCGLRFNLPEDFSLRLDIAWPLDNTPSDGDHAHTWVQVSKTF, encoded by the coding sequence ATGGCAAGTAAGATTTCTATTTATTTATTCTTAGCGTGCTTACTCTTTTTCCCGAAGAGTTATGCCTGGGCAGCTACTACTCCTGAACAGGAGATGCGCTCGCAGGAACTGCAGGAAAAAGATCAGGCGCTCAGGGAGAAAATAGAAACCCCCAGGAAAGCCCCGGAAGTTAAAGAAGAACTACCAGCGCCTCCCGCTGCCCCCACATCTACCGAAAAAGTCTCCGTCAAAAAGATTAATGTTACCGGCGTAACCCTGATTGCCCAAAAAGAAATCAATAAGATAGTCCTGCCTTTTGAAAATCAGGACCTTAGCCTAAGAGAATTACAGAGGGCTGCGGATTTGATTACCGATATTTACCGTCAAAGAGGCTACATCACTTCGCGCGCCTACCTGCCCCCGCAGAGGATTGAGCAGGGCGTAGTAGAAGTCCGGGTAATGGAAGGTACTACCGGAGATATAGAGGTAAGAGGCAACCGTTATTTTAAAACCGCGCTCCTGAAGCGTAAGATTGCCCTGAAGAAAGGCGAGCCTTTTAATTATAATATTTTGAGGAAGGGCTTAACCAAAATCAATGAGCAGCCGGACAGGTTCGCGCGCACAGTGCTTACTCCGGGCAGGGAACCCGGGGCAACAGACGTAGTCTTGGAGGTAAAAGATAAGCTGCCTATACATGTGGGTTTTGACGGGGACAATTTCGGCTCGCGTTATATCGATAAGCAGCGTTATAGCGTCAGGTTTACCCACAATAACCTTCTCGGGCTTGATGATAAACTGGCTTTTCAATATCAGCTCGGCCAGGCGAGCAGGTATTTTTTTAAAAGCATACGTTATCTGTTCCCCGTAACTTCTGATTTGGAAGCCGGCGCTTACGCGGCATTTAGCCGCGTGAAATTAGGGCAGGAACTGGAAGATTCAGGCGTCTTTGGTAAAACCCAGATTTACAGTTTATTCGCTAACCAGTCGCTGGTAGATGAGGAGAACTTTAATTTCAACATCAGCTTCGGGTTTGATTACAAAGACATCGCCAATTACCAGGCCAGTACCATTACCAGCCACGATAAGTTAAGGGTTGCCCGCTTTGGCCTGGATACAGACTTAACGGATAATTTCGGCCGCACAGTGTTCACTAATGAACTGGATTTTGGTATCCCCAATATTATGGGCGGCTTAAAAAAACAGGACACCCAAGCCAGCCGCAGCGGCTCTGGCGGGACTTTTATCAAAGACGTCGTTAATCTGATCAGGCTGCAGAAGATGCCTTTTTCCTCGCAGCTATTATGGAAGAATCAGATTCAGTTTAGCCCTAATATCCTGACTTCTGCTGAAGAATTTCAGATCGGCGGCATTGCCAATGTGCGCGGATATCCGCCTGCAGAGGCAGTAGGCGACAGGGGCTATGCTACGACATTTGAGTGGTCATTTCCTTTTTATCCCTGCCCCAAAGAGATAAAAGTCCCTTTATCGCAGGCAAAGCTCTATGATGCCCTTAGGCTTGCGATGTTTTATGATTTGGCGAATACACGCCTGAAGAGGCCTTCTACAACCGAAGAGAAGAATAAGACCTTAAGTTCATTAGGCTGCGGCCTGCGTTTTAACCTGCCGGAAGATTTTTCCCTGCGTTTAGATATTGCCTGGCCGTTAGATAATACTCCTTCTGACGGCGACCACGCGCACACCTGGGTGCAAGTCTCTAAGACCTTCTAA